One stretch of Enoplosus armatus isolate fEnoArm2 chromosome 1, fEnoArm2.hap1, whole genome shotgun sequence DNA includes these proteins:
- the tox3 gene encoding TOX high mobility group box family member 3, with translation MDVRFYPSAGGNSIPGDPPNLDFAHCLGYYNFNKFQNNNNYMNMAEANGALLAAGDTFHTPSLGDEEFEIPPITPPPETESGLGLSEVDSPFPAMPEPPALHRGPLIPQFPPQSLDLPSITISRNMMDQEGVSVNNGQPVNVGPGHLRQYPPNPAMVMKSIISMNSPNGMISRNQLTTINQSQLNAQLSLNMAGPNITHTSPSPPASKSATPSPSSSINEDDQDEGNRVIGEKRPAPIDPTKKPKTPKKKKKKDPNEPQKPVSAYALFFRDTQAAIKGQNPNATFGEVSKIVASMWDGLGEEQKQVYKSKTEAAKKEYLKALAAYRASLVSKAAAESAEAQTIRSVQQTLASTSLSPGLVLPSPLNQHPTMSSAAQALQQAIPRAIAPKPLQMRLGGSQIVTSVTVSHPNMSSGMPPQMLGQMGAGGGMVAGAQSTAVSQMSPPMQPVQQHAMQQMQQQQQMQQHLQHHQMQQQQMHHQQIQQQMQHQHFQHHLQQQLQQHHMQQQQQQQQQQQQQQQQQQQQQQQQHQHQQQQQQQMQLQHMQLQHQLHQQQIQHLQQQQQQQQQQQQHQSQCSPPQHSPGTPHSVGGSASLGSPQPAPQQQPHPSQIQAHAQVLSQVSIY, from the exons TTCCAGAATAACAACAACTACATGAACATGGCGGAGGCGAACGGTGCCCTGCTCGCTGCTGGTGAT ACTTTTCATACACCTAGCTTGGGAGACGAGGAGTTTGAGATTCCTCCCATTACACCTCCACCTGAGACGGAGTCTGGTCTGGGTCTATCAGAAGTGGACTCACCTTTCCCGGCAATGCCAGAGCCCCCAGCTCTGCACAGGGGTCCCTTAATCCCTCAGTTCCCTCCTCAGAGCCTGGATCTGCCCTCTATTACCATCTCACGCAACATGATGGACCAGGAAGGGGTGTCTGTCAACAATGGCCAACCTGTG AATGTTGGGCCAGGCCATCTTCGCCAGTACCCGCCCAACCCAGCCATGGTGATGAAGTCCATCATCAGCATGAACAGCCCCAATGGGATGATATCACGGAATCAGCTGACCACCATCAACCAATCCCAGCTCAATGCACAGTTGAGCCTAAACATGGCGGGACCCAACATCACCCATACTTCCCCGTCACCGCCTGCCAGCAAGTCCGCCACGCCGTCTCCGTCCAGCTCCATCAACGAAGACGACCAGGACGAAGGCAACAGG GTCATTGGAGAGAAGCGACCAGCCCCCATAGATCCCACAAAGAAGCCCAAGACTcctaagaagaagaagaagaaggatccCAATGAGCCTCAGAAGCCAGTGTCAGCTTATGCCCTGTTCTTCAGAGACACCCAGGCCGCTATTAAGGGGCAGAATCCCAACGCCACCTTTGGAGAGGTGTCCAAGATTGTGGCCTCCATGTGGGACGGTCTGGGAGAAGAGCAGAAGCAG gtttacaaaagcaaaacagaagcTGCCAAGAAAGAATATTTAAAAGCCCTCGCCGCATACCGTGCAAGCCTGGTTTCCAAG GCTGCAGCAGAATCAGCTGAGGCCCAGACTATCCGCTCAGTACAGCAGACCCTGGCCTCCACCAGCCTGTCCCCAGGCCTAGTGCTGCCTTCACCCCTCAACCAGCACCCCACCATGTCATCAGCTGCCCAGGCCCTCCAACAAGCCATACCACGGGCCATTGCCCCAAAACCTCTGCAGATGAGACTAGGGGGCAGTCAGATCGTGACCTCGGTTACAGTCTCCCACCCGAACATGTCCTCCGGGATGCCACCGCAGATGCTCGGCCAGATGGGTGCCGGAGGGGGCATGGTGGCGGGTGCCCAGTCCACAGCGGTGTCTCAGATGAGCCCACCCATGCAACCGGTGCAGCAGCATGCAATgcagcagatgcagcagcagcagcagatgcagcagcaCCTCCAGCACCatcagatgcagcagcagcagatgcacCACCAGCAGAtccagcagcagatgcagcatCAGCATTTCCAACatcacctccagcagcagctgcagcagcaccacatgcagcagcagcagcagcagcagcagcaacaacaacaacaacaacaacaacaacaacaacaacaacaacaacaacatcagcatcagcagcaacagcaacagcagatgcagctgcagcacatgcagctgcagcatcagCTGCATCAGCAGCAGATTCAACATCtccagcaacagcaacaacagcagcagcagcagcagcagcaccagtcCCAGTGTTCCCCACCCCAGCACTCTCCTGGTACACCCCATTCAGTGGGAGGCTCTGCATCGCTAGGGAGCCCCCAGCCGGCCCCACAGCAGCAACCACACCCCTCCCAAATCCAGGCCCACGCCCAGGTCCTGTCCCAGGTCAGCATTTACTGA